From a single Cytophagales bacterium WSM2-2 genomic region:
- a CDS encoding DNA-directed RNA polymerase sigma-70 factor codes for MVIDHDDANDLTQEIFIKVHKSIDSFRGDSQLFTWIYRIATNECLSYLSKKKKRFFLPIEDVGQQLVSKLDTSPHITGDDIQKKLQKALLTLPDKQRLVFNLKYFEEMPYEEMAEVTKTSVGALKASFHHAVKKIEEFLAGD; via the coding sequence ATGGTAATCGACCACGATGACGCCAACGATCTCACGCAAGAAATCTTTATCAAGGTTCACAAATCGATCGATAGTTTCCGAGGAGACTCCCAGTTATTCACATGGATTTATCGCATCGCTACCAATGAATGTCTCTCCTATTTGAGCAAGAAAAAGAAGCGCTTCTTTTTACCTATTGAAGATGTTGGGCAGCAACTGGTTTCGAAGTTAGATACCTCTCCTCACATTACCGGTGACGATATTCAGAAGAAGCTCCAAAAAGCCCTGCTCACACTACCCGACAAACAACGCCTGGTCTTTAACCTTAAGTACTTTGAAGAAATGCCCTACGAGGAGATGGCTGAAGTAACCAAGACCAGCGTGGGAGCCCTGAAAGCAAGCTTCCATCATGCTGTAAAAAAGATAGAAGAATTCCTTGCCGGAGATTAA